In Sphaeramia orbicularis chromosome 7, fSphaOr1.1, whole genome shotgun sequence, one genomic interval encodes:
- the LOC115422711 gene encoding glutathione S-transferase Mu 1-like, translating into MTMKLAYWDIRGLAQPIRLLLEYTGTNYEDKFYRCGEAPNYDKSCWFDEKPKLGMDFPNLPYLEDGDRKISQSNAIMRYIARKHNLCGETEDEKVRVDIMENQAMDFRNGFVRMCYTDFDNIKPGYLKMLPDTLKQFSNFLGDRKWFAGDKITFVDFIMYELLDQHRMFHPTCLDEFKNLKDLMDRFEALEKIAAYMKSNRFMKTPVNNKMAKWGNKKE; encoded by the exons CTCGCCCAGCCCATCCGCCTGCTGCTGGAATACACCGGCACCAACTATGAGGATAAGTTTTACAGATGCGGAGAAG CCCCCAACTATGACAAGAGCTGCTGGTTTGATGAGAAACCTAAACTTGGGATGGACTTCCCCAAT CTGCCCTACCTGGAAGATGGAGACAGGAAGATCTCACAGAGCAATGCAATCATGAGATACATTGCTCGTAAGCACAATTTGT GTGGAGAGACAGAGGATGAGAAGGTCCGTGTCGACATCATGGAGAACCAGGCCATGGACTTCAGAAACGGTTTTGTGAGGATGTGCTACACTGACTTT GACAACATTAAGCCAGGTTACCTGAAGATGCTGCCAGACACACTGAAGCAGTTCTCAAACTTCTTGGGAGACAGGAAGTGGTTTGCTGGTGACAAG ATCACTTTTGTGGACTTCATTATGTACGAGCTGTTGGACCAGCACAGGATGTTTCACCCAACGTGTCTGGATGAATTCAAGAACCTCAAAGACCTTATGGACCGATTTGAG GCTCTGGAGAAGATTGCTGCTTATATGAAATCAAACAGATTCATGAAGACTCCCGTCAACAACAAGATGGCAAAGTGGGGAAACAAAAAGGAGTAA